From Kangiella sp. TOML190, one genomic window encodes:
- a CDS encoding serine protease: MKKAIFPLASLALLMFTSVSAQSQESNYQVLPLSHALKSLPAAPELKIPALDMNKIAAEDKKFNKFEKVYRYAVAYRAKDNYSDQGRWTKADGQSIWRLAVNAENTHNLSFGFKNVFLPRGAQLHVYNSDHSQVIGPFTERDNNAFQELWTPLILGGKAVIEISVPENLQRYVSFDLTDINQGYRGIDKISIAKSGSCNIDVVCPVADPWRKEIRSVAHYSFQTSGGGFVCTGTLVNNTALDRKPYFLTANHCVSNQSEVSSMVFYWNFETSVCDGTPDGSKSQSQSGATLRATWPGSDMTLVELNSAPSNAFNVHWAGWDNNPDAPIKSVAIHHPAGDEKRISFDDDPATITNYSSDTPVANGSHLRIGAWDQGTTEGGSSGSAIWNPNHHIVGTLHGGLASCSAPNDPDWYGRVSQQWEGGGTAASQLKAWLDPSDSGAKTLDGTDACTAPSVTIATIVPNPAEVGEIVSFTSVVTGGSGSGYTYQWDFDGDGATDSTQANPTHTYSDAYTGNVSLDVTDSSSCSQPTNASIVVEFPNRAPVASVASSSLTANENTNVTLDASSSSDPDGDTLTYVWTQTVGPNVNLSGASSAQASFTAPDVSAETDLEFEVTVTDPDGLNSTATVAVRVTVNQAPTAAVASSSLSANEGATVNLNASSSSDPDGDTLSFAWTQTSGTSVTINNASSSTASFVAPQVTAATTLEFEVTVTDPSGESSTASVTVTVNEASSGGGGGGSAGFGLLALLGLIAGRRRAYRLAKKFAQGAE, translated from the coding sequence ATGAAAAAAGCTATTTTCCCGCTAGCCAGTTTGGCTTTACTAATGTTTACAAGTGTTTCCGCACAATCCCAAGAGAGCAATTACCAAGTTTTGCCGCTGAGTCATGCGCTCAAAAGTTTGCCTGCGGCACCAGAGTTAAAGATCCCGGCGTTGGATATGAATAAAATTGCTGCGGAAGACAAAAAGTTTAATAAATTTGAGAAGGTCTACCGTTACGCGGTGGCTTATCGAGCAAAAGATAACTACAGCGATCAAGGTCGCTGGACTAAAGCTGATGGTCAGTCGATCTGGCGATTAGCGGTGAATGCTGAAAATACTCACAATTTAAGTTTTGGTTTTAAAAATGTGTTTTTACCGAGAGGGGCTCAACTACACGTTTATAATTCCGATCACAGTCAGGTTATTGGGCCATTCACTGAGAGAGATAACAATGCCTTTCAAGAGCTTTGGACGCCATTAATCTTGGGTGGAAAAGCCGTTATCGAGATCTCTGTCCCAGAAAATCTACAACGGTATGTCAGCTTTGATTTGACTGATATCAACCAGGGTTATCGCGGCATCGATAAGATTTCAATTGCTAAGTCGGGTAGCTGTAATATTGACGTCGTTTGCCCTGTGGCCGATCCATGGCGTAAAGAAATTCGCTCAGTAGCGCATTACTCTTTTCAAACTAGTGGCGGTGGATTCGTTTGTACCGGTACTTTAGTTAATAACACCGCACTGGATAGAAAACCCTATTTTTTGACGGCTAACCATTGTGTTAGCAATCAATCTGAAGTGAGTAGTATGGTTTTCTACTGGAACTTTGAAACCAGTGTTTGTGATGGAACCCCTGACGGTAGCAAGAGCCAAAGCCAGTCGGGCGCTACTTTGCGAGCAACCTGGCCCGGTTCGGATATGACTTTGGTGGAGTTAAATTCTGCGCCCAGCAACGCTTTTAATGTTCATTGGGCGGGTTGGGATAATAATCCGGATGCGCCAATCAAGTCGGTTGCGATTCATCACCCCGCTGGCGATGAAAAACGCATTAGTTTCGATGACGATCCTGCGACTATTACTAACTATTCTAGTGACACGCCTGTAGCTAACGGTTCTCACCTTCGTATTGGAGCTTGGGATCAAGGCACCACCGAAGGTGGCTCTTCTGGTTCAGCGATTTGGAACCCGAATCATCATATAGTAGGTACTTTGCATGGCGGCTTAGCGTCTTGTTCAGCACCAAACGATCCTGATTGGTATGGTCGCGTTTCTCAGCAATGGGAAGGTGGAGGAACTGCTGCCTCACAATTAAAAGCTTGGCTCGATCCGAGTGACTCAGGCGCAAAAACTTTAGACGGTACGGATGCTTGTACCGCGCCTAGCGTTACCATAGCAACCATTGTTCCTAATCCTGCGGAAGTGGGTGAAATTGTCAGCTTTACCTCGGTGGTAACCGGTGGTTCGGGTAGTGGCTATACGTACCAGTGGGATTTTGATGGTGATGGCGCTACCGATAGCACTCAAGCTAACCCTACTCATACCTACAGCGATGCTTATACTGGCAACGTTTCTTTGGACGTTACTGATTCGTCAAGCTGCTCTCAGCCCACTAATGCTTCTATTGTGGTGGAATTTCCAAATCGAGCGCCAGTGGCTTCGGTGGCTAGTAGCAGTTTAACCGCCAACGAAAATACCAACGTGACCTTAGATGCTAGTTCGAGTAGTGATCCGGATGGTGATACTCTAACTTACGTTTGGACGCAGACCGTCGGCCCTAATGTGAATTTGTCGGGGGCTTCTTCGGCTCAAGCTAGCTTTACTGCACCGGATGTTTCAGCAGAAACCGACCTAGAGTTTGAAGTTACGGTTACCGATCCAGATGGCTTGAACTCAACAGCAACCGTTGCGGTGAGAGTTACTGTAAATCAAGCGCCAACGGCAGCAGTCGCTAGTAGCAGTTTATCAGCTAATGAAGGTGCTACTGTGAACCTAAATGCTAGTTCCAGCAGTGATCCGGATGGTGATACTTTAAGCTTTGCTTGGACGCAGACCTCAGGAACCAGTGTGACCATTAATAATGCGTCGAGCAGCACTGCGTCGTTTGTTGCACCGCAAGTTACTGCAGCGACTACTTTAGAGTTTGAAGTTACGGTTACCGATCCTTCTGGCGAATCTTCGACAGCATCAGTTACAGTCACTGTAAATGAAGCTTCATCGGGTGGCGGCGGTGGTGGTTCAGCTGGCTTCGGCTTGTTAGCCTTGTTGGGCTTGATCGCTGGTCGTCGTCGTGCTTATCGTCTTGCAAAAAAGTTTGCTCAAGGAGCTGAGTAA
- a CDS encoding extracellular solute-binding protein, with protein MKQQILTIAVATSVLLAACDTQKDDGKAASKQTVSEKTASKQAMANSATETKAESLASNDEIVVYSSRKEHLIKPFFEEFTANTGIPVKYVTDKAGALVTRLKAEGERTPADIFMTVDAGNLWLARQEEVVQPIDSAVLEANIPDYLQDPDNHWFGLTVRARTMVYDANKIKPSDLSSYEDLADPKWKGRLCLRTSKKVYNQSLVAMLIARHGQAKAESIVQGWVDNLATAPFSNDTKVMKAIEAGQCEVGIVNSYYFGRLQKEDPSIGLALYLPEDSAQGTHVNISGAAITKHAGNVAGAQQLIEWLSSEAAQKMYAGLNMEYPANPKVEPVEQVKAWGELKADDMNLSKAGELQAQSVQLMDRVGYK; from the coding sequence ATGAAACAACAGATTTTAACCATTGCAGTAGCGACCAGTGTGCTGCTTGCAGCTTGTGATACACAAAAAGACGATGGCAAAGCGGCTTCAAAGCAGACTGTTTCTGAAAAAACTGCCTCTAAACAAGCTATGGCTAATTCAGCCACAGAGACAAAAGCTGAAAGCCTAGCGTCAAATGACGAAATCGTGGTGTATTCTTCGCGTAAAGAGCATTTGATCAAGCCTTTTTTTGAAGAGTTTACTGCCAATACCGGTATTCCAGTGAAATACGTTACCGATAAAGCAGGCGCTTTGGTCACTCGCTTAAAAGCGGAAGGCGAGAGAACGCCGGCAGATATTTTTATGACGGTTGATGCTGGCAATTTATGGCTCGCGAGACAAGAAGAGGTTGTGCAGCCGATTGATTCGGCAGTGCTTGAAGCCAATATTCCTGATTATCTACAGGATCCGGATAATCATTGGTTTGGTTTAACCGTGCGAGCGCGGACCATGGTGTATGACGCCAATAAAATTAAGCCGAGCGACCTAAGCTCTTATGAAGATTTGGCCGACCCAAAATGGAAAGGGCGCTTATGTTTGCGCACTTCTAAAAAGGTTTACAACCAATCCTTGGTGGCGATGTTAATTGCCCGCCATGGTCAAGCCAAGGCCGAAAGCATTGTTCAGGGCTGGGTTGATAATTTGGCTACAGCACCTTTTTCCAACGATACAAAAGTGATGAAAGCGATTGAAGCAGGGCAATGCGAAGTGGGAATTGTGAATAGCTATTATTTTGGTCGTTTGCAAAAAGAAGATCCCAGCATTGGCTTAGCACTTTATTTACCGGAAGACTCTGCGCAAGGGACACACGTTAATATTTCTGGAGCGGCTATCACCAAACATGCGGGTAATGTGGCAGGTGCTCAGCAGCTAATTGAGTGGCTATCTTCAGAAGCTGCCCAGAAAATGTATGCGGGTTTAAACATGGAATATCCTGCCAATCCCAAGGTTGAGCCGGTCGAACAGGTTAAAGCTTGGGGTGAATTAAAGGCAGATGATATGAACTTATCAAAAGCTGGCGAACTGCAAGCTCAGTCGGTGCAGCTGATGGATCGGGTGGGTTATAAGTAA
- a CDS encoding ABC transporter permease, giving the protein MILLLLALLVLIPVVPLVTAWLKIDGDLWQHLWQTQLVTLLQNTLMLSLLVGLGAFSLGVGLAWLLVIYEFPGRKILQWGLMLPLAIPPYILAFVFLGFSDFGGALHQSLQWFGLPISWLPDIRNSVGVAIVFILSLYPYVYLLMRAALIKKGRTSYESARTLGYSKNAAFWKLIIPMTRPAWVAGVALVLMETLADFGAVSIFNYDTFTTAIYKSWFGLFSLQTAAQLASILLLMVFLALIAERWGRGQGRFTEAGSALQQHRKPLTGLSGILMQLTAWLVFAVGFVLPLMQLIYWSLAYQGFDQAIGQLLSNSVSLALIATALTLIVALLMAFAQRRLELQNQFSPAWSLLSEFGLLGYALPGTVLAVGVVLSLNALEAQFGAGQWLLGGIFGLCFAYVIRFLRIAQGPVTNSMAQIKPSLIEAASSLGADKKELLYRVYLPLLKPGVLTAMLLIFVEVMKEMPATLLLRPFGWDTLSVRIYELTSEGEWQLAALPAVMLVAVGILPVIYLIKKSES; this is encoded by the coding sequence TTGATCTTGCTGTTGCTCGCCTTATTGGTGCTGATCCCGGTTGTTCCTTTAGTTACCGCTTGGCTTAAGATTGATGGCGACTTGTGGCAGCATCTATGGCAAACCCAACTAGTCACTTTATTACAGAACACCTTGATGTTAAGCCTTTTGGTTGGGCTTGGTGCATTTAGTCTTGGGGTAGGTTTAGCTTGGTTGCTGGTCATCTACGAATTTCCGGGGCGCAAAATATTGCAATGGGGCTTGATGTTGCCGCTGGCGATCCCGCCTTATATCTTGGCGTTTGTATTTTTAGGTTTTAGCGATTTTGGCGGAGCACTTCATCAAAGTTTGCAATGGTTTGGACTGCCGATAAGTTGGCTACCTGATATTCGTAATTCGGTTGGGGTGGCGATAGTCTTTATCTTGAGTTTATACCCCTACGTTTACTTGCTGATGCGCGCTGCTTTAATTAAAAAGGGCCGCACCAGTTATGAAAGCGCCAGAACCTTGGGGTATTCAAAAAACGCAGCTTTTTGGAAGCTGATCATCCCCATGACGCGGCCTGCTTGGGTTGCAGGTGTGGCGCTTGTGTTAATGGAAACCCTTGCCGATTTTGGCGCGGTATCGATTTTTAATTACGATACCTTTACCACCGCCATCTACAAGTCGTGGTTTGGGTTGTTCAGTTTGCAAACCGCGGCGCAGTTGGCCTCGATACTATTATTAATGGTTTTTCTAGCTTTAATCGCCGAACGTTGGGGACGTGGACAGGGTCGTTTCACAGAAGCAGGCAGTGCGCTGCAACAACACCGAAAGCCTTTGACTGGTTTGAGTGGTATTTTAATGCAGTTAACCGCTTGGTTGGTTTTTGCGGTGGGTTTTGTGTTACCGCTAATGCAGTTGATCTATTGGTCATTGGCGTATCAAGGCTTCGATCAAGCGATCGGCCAATTGCTATCCAATAGCGTGAGTTTGGCTTTGATTGCAACCGCGCTGACTTTAATCGTGGCGTTATTAATGGCGTTTGCGCAAAGGCGCTTAGAGCTACAAAACCAGTTTAGTCCAGCTTGGTCGTTACTCAGTGAATTTGGTTTGTTAGGCTATGCGTTGCCTGGCACTGTGTTAGCGGTTGGAGTCGTCTTGAGCCTTAATGCTTTGGAGGCGCAATTCGGTGCTGGGCAATGGTTATTGGGCGGGATCTTTGGTCTTTGCTTTGCTTATGTGATCCGTTTTCTGCGGATTGCTCAAGGTCCAGTGACTAATTCAATGGCGCAGATAAAACCAAGCTTAATTGAAGCGGCCAGCAGTCTTGGCGCTGATAAGAAAGAGTTGCTCTATCGGGTCTATTTGCCCTTGCTTAAACCGGGTGTTCTAACGGCCATGCTGCTGATTTTTGTGGAAGTGATGAAAGAGATGCCGGCCACCTTATTATTACGTCCCTTCGGTTGGGATACCTTATCGGTTCGGATTTATGAGCTCACCTCGGAAGGTGAGTGGCAACTGGCAGCGCTACCAGCGGTGATGCTAGTAGCGGTAGGGATCTTGCCAGTGATTTACTTGATCAAAAAAAGCGAAAGCTAG
- a CDS encoding VOC family protein yields the protein MIQLEHINLVVSDVDAMLHFYGAAFPHWHIRSQGTGDWNGKPRRWLHFGDDYNYIALSDNGEGDNRDLSGHQVGLAHFAFVTHDLAAMINRLEAAGYDIHKAGADNQYRKNIYFLDPQGFEVEFVEYLSDIPAERNSDD from the coding sequence ATGATTCAATTAGAGCATATCAATTTAGTGGTCAGCGATGTGGATGCCATGCTGCATTTTTATGGTGCCGCCTTCCCACATTGGCATATTCGTAGCCAAGGTACTGGCGATTGGAATGGCAAGCCGCGGCGCTGGCTTCACTTTGGCGACGACTACAACTATATCGCGCTAAGCGATAATGGCGAGGGAGACAATCGCGATCTATCCGGTCATCAAGTGGGCCTTGCCCACTTTGCGTTTGTGACCCATGATCTGGCTGCGATGATTAATAGGTTAGAAGCGGCTGGTTATGACATTCATAAAGCTGGCGCAGACAATCAGTACCGAAAAAATATCTACTTTCTAGATCCGCAAGGTTTCGAAGTGGAGTTTGTGGAATACCTAAGCGATATTCCGGCTGAGCGAAATTCAGACGACTAG
- the soxR gene encoding redox-sensitive transcriptional activator SoxR → MTAEYLSVGKVAKRCGVNVSALHFYEKKGLIRSQRNAGNQRIYQKSTLRRIALIKAAQQLGISLDEIKQALDSLPNGCEPTAQDWQRLSRGWEQQLAQRIERLQRLQQLLTGCIGCGCLSMKNCPIYNPDDQLAEQGTGAVLVTDGVNSNQREN, encoded by the coding sequence ATGACAGCTGAGTATTTATCGGTGGGGAAAGTGGCTAAACGCTGTGGGGTTAATGTGTCGGCGCTACATTTTTACGAAAAAAAGGGGCTGATCCGCAGCCAGCGCAATGCAGGTAATCAACGCATTTATCAGAAATCGACTTTGCGTAGAATTGCTTTAATCAAAGCGGCGCAACAGCTGGGTATCAGTCTCGATGAGATCAAGCAGGCTTTGGACAGTTTACCTAACGGTTGCGAGCCAACGGCACAAGATTGGCAGCGTTTATCTCGAGGCTGGGAGCAACAACTCGCGCAACGAATCGAGCGATTGCAGCGCTTGCAGCAGTTACTCACGGGCTGTATTGGTTGTGGTTGCCTTTCCATGAAAAACTGCCCAATTTACAACCCTGACGATCAATTGGCAGAGCAAGGAACTGGCGCAGTACTGGTCACTGATGGAGTTAATTCTAACCAAAGGGAAAATTAA
- the gcvT gene encoding glycine cleavage system aminomethyltransferase GcvT, with protein MANKTPLYQAHVDANARIVDFGGWDMPLNYGSQIDEHHAVRQDAGMFDVSHMTVVEVTGSEAKAYLQYLLANDVDKLQMAGKALYSGMLNEDAGVIDDLIVYYLTDTHYRVVVNASTRDKDLAWMENVAQQFDVSVAEKTDVAMIAVQGPKAIEKANSVMDGQQQALVADLKPFVAVQAGSWFVARTGYTGEDGYEIMVPDEQGIAVWNKLEAAGVKPAGLAARDTLRLEAGMNLYGHDMDETVSPLEANMGWTIAWEPAERDFVGRKALAAQKEAGIPRKLIGLVLEDKGIMREGQEVVANGDIVGVITSGTMSPTTGKSIAMARVARSVDAENVLVQVRKKQLSAKVVKPCFVRKGEALV; from the coding sequence ATGGCCAATAAAACACCTCTTTATCAAGCTCATGTCGATGCCAATGCCCGAATTGTCGATTTTGGTGGCTGGGATATGCCGCTAAATTATGGTTCGCAAATTGATGAACACCATGCAGTGCGTCAGGACGCCGGTATGTTTGATGTCTCGCACATGACGGTGGTGGAAGTCACTGGTTCAGAGGCCAAAGCGTATTTACAGTATTTATTGGCCAATGACGTGGATAAGTTGCAAATGGCTGGCAAAGCGCTGTATAGCGGCATGTTAAACGAAGATGCAGGCGTGATCGACGATCTTATCGTGTATTACCTAACCGATACCCATTATCGAGTAGTGGTTAATGCTTCTACGCGCGATAAAGACTTGGCTTGGATGGAAAATGTGGCGCAGCAGTTTGACGTTTCGGTAGCGGAAAAAACCGACGTAGCCATGATTGCGGTGCAGGGCCCAAAGGCGATTGAGAAAGCCAATTCAGTGATGGATGGGCAGCAGCAAGCGCTAGTGGCAGATTTGAAACCATTTGTAGCGGTACAGGCTGGCAGCTGGTTTGTGGCGCGTACCGGTTACACTGGCGAAGACGGTTATGAGATCATGGTGCCTGATGAGCAGGGCATTGCGGTTTGGAATAAGCTCGAAGCCGCTGGAGTAAAACCTGCGGGTTTAGCGGCGCGTGATACCTTGCGGCTTGAAGCGGGTATGAATTTATATGGCCATGATATGGACGAGACGGTTTCGCCATTAGAGGCCAATATGGGCTGGACCATTGCGTGGGAGCCTGCGGAGCGTGATTTTGTTGGGCGCAAGGCACTGGCGGCGCAAAAAGAGGCGGGTATTCCGCGCAAATTGATCGGTTTAGTGCTGGAAGATAAAGGTATTATGCGCGAAGGTCAAGAGGTGGTGGCCAATGGTGATATTGTTGGCGTAATTACTTCTGGCACCATGTCGCCAACTACCGGCAAGAGTATCGCCATGGCGCGAGTAGCGCGCTCAGTGGATGCGGAAAATGTGTTGGTGCAGGTGCGTAAAAAGCAACTGAGTGCCAAAGTGGTGAAGCCTTGTTTTGTGCGTAAAGGCGAAGCTTTAGTTTAA
- the gcvH gene encoding glycine cleavage system protein GcvH: MSQIPAELKYVSSHEWIRHEGEGVVTVGITDHAQELLGDVVFVEAPETDEEVAADDEIAVVESVKAASDIYAPIAGTIIEVNEELEDSPELVNSDPYGDGWMFKMELADVGDLDKLLSAEEYAEEIADE, from the coding sequence ATGAGCCAAATTCCAGCAGAATTAAAATATGTATCAAGCCACGAGTGGATCCGTCATGAAGGTGAAGGCGTAGTTACCGTCGGCATTACCGATCACGCGCAAGAATTGCTGGGTGATGTGGTGTTTGTTGAAGCTCCAGAAACTGATGAAGAAGTCGCTGCGGATGATGAAATTGCAGTGGTCGAATCGGTAAAAGCGGCTTCTGATATTTATGCACCGATTGCTGGCACCATTATCGAAGTTAACGAAGAACTGGAAGATTCGCCTGAACTGGTTAACAGCGATCCTTATGGCGATGGCTGGATGTTTAAGATGGAATTGGCGGATGTGGGTGATTTGGATAAACTTTTATCGGCGGAAGAGTACGCCGAAGAAATCGCTGACGAATAA